TTATGATGAAATACGCGCGCGGGTGATCAAGGATTTTTTGCGCCTTGAACCGAAACTCCGCAAACAACTTCAACGCTATACCGTTGCGTATGACTTGCATGGCCAGATGCGCGAACCCCCATTTACCGAAATCATCGGTAAACAAATTAAACAACACAGTAAAGAGCTGGAACAGGATCTGTGGCGCGCGGCCTCTTCCACCGATATGCAAACCCTCCACAACACCCGGATCCAGGTAAAACGCCTGCGCTACCTGCTGGAGCCTATGCAGGAAGAGATTAAGGACGGCAAGCAGATCATCAAAGAGCTTAAGGGGCTTCAAGATCTGCTCGGCGACCTTCACGACGCACACCTGCATGCACAGGAAATCACACTAGCGGTGGAAACGGCCGCAGCCGGGCGGGCACGCCGCTTGTTGGAAATTGAGCTTGGCGACGAGACTGACCCGGCCCGTCTGCGGGCAGAACAGCGGCGCAATGAACATGCCGGACTAGTCACGCTCGCCCGGCTTGCAAAGGCACGCACGGAGACATTATTCACCGAGATTACGGCCCATTACCTTGATGACGGCGCACAGGCGCTTGTGCGGCGCATCACTCGCCTGGGGCAGAGCCTGCTTGAAAAGGCGCGCGGCGTTAAATAGGCATGGTAAAATCAAGTACCATGTCCACCCCTCCACAAGAAATAAAAGCCATCGCTGACGTGCCGAATAACGCCCCCCCGCAAATCGTCGCAGCCATTGATCTCGGCTCCACCAGCTTTCACTTGGTCGTAGCGCGCATCATGAACGGCCAGATCCATGTCGTTGACCGTTTACGCGAAATGGTAGTGCTAGCCTCGGGACTCGATCAGAAAAACCGACTAGGGGAACCCGCCCAGAAACGCGCCCTGGAATGCCTGGCACGCTTCGGTCAGCGCCTGCGCGACATGCCGTCTGGCAGCGTGCGCGCCGTGGGTACCAACACCCTACGCGCCGCCTGCAATGCCGGCGACTTTCTGGAGCGTGCGCAAAGCGCGCTGGGACACCCTATCGAGATCGTCGCCGGCCGTGAGGAGGCGCGGCTTATCTACCTGGGGGTGTCGCACAGTCTGCCGCTACAGAAGGGGCGGCGTCTGGTGACGGATATCGGTGGCGGCAGCACCGAGTTGATCATTGGCGAGGGTTTTGAGCCGCTGCAAATGGAAAGCCTGCACATGGGCTGCGTGAACATGAGTCGCGCCCATTTCCCCGATGGCGCGATCCGCGCCCGTGACATGCGACGCGCGGAAATCGCCGCGCAGCTTGAGCTTCAGCCGATTCAGGCACAATACCGCCGGACCGGCTGGCAGAGCGCCGTCGGCGCGTCGGGCACCATCCGCGCGGTCGATAGGATAGTGCGCGACAAGGGATGGAGCGACAAAGGCATCACACGGCCAGCGTTGCGCAAACTCCGCGACGCGCTGATCGATGCAGGTCATGTGCAACGCCTACGCTTGGACGGCCTGAGCAGCGAGCGCATAGCGGTGTTGCCCGGCGGCGTGGCGATCCTGCTTGCAACAATGGAGACGCTGGATATCAAGTGCGTACAAGTTGCCGACGGCGCGCTGCGCGAAGGGCTGTTATATGATCTGATGGGCAGAATACAGCATGAAGATGTGCGTGAAACCAGCATCCAGGCGATGATGGCGCGTTACCATGCGGACACCGCCCAGGCCGCCCGCGTCGAACGTACCGCGCTCGCCTGCCTCTCCCAGGTGGCGCGGGACTGGGGCATCGCCAGCGAGGAACATGCCCACTTACTGAGTTGGGCCGCCCGCTTGCATGAGATTGGTTTGGCGGTCGCCCACAATCAGTACCACAAACATGGCGCGTACCTGGTGGAAAATTCCGATCTGCCGGGATTCTCGCGCCAGGAGCAGGCACGGCTGGCGGGATTGATCCGTGGTCACCGGCGCAAGTTTCCCATGGCGATATTCATGCAGTTGCCCGCCTCTCAAATAGATCAGGAGTGGCGCTTATGCACCCTGCTACGTCTTGCGGTGCTGCTGCACCGCAGCCGCGCCGACGCCGCATTGCCGGATTTCAGGCTGACGGCGGGGCGACGCTCCTTACGTATCCAATTCCCCTCGGCATGGCTGGCCCAACACCCCCTCACCGAGACCGAGCTGGCCGGGGAAGCCGCCTATCTGGCTGCGGCCAACATCAAACTGGAATTTTCTTAAACCTATAAACGGAAACCATCGTGTCACCATCCACCCCAACGCTGCGGCGCGAACCCTCGCTAGGCTCCACGGAGGACGATATTCTCGACGCCCCACCATTGCACGAGCAACACCTGCACATGTTGCGCTATCTTGCGCCGTACAGCGAATTGCTGGTGGTGATCGGCGGCAAAGAGAGCGGAAAAACCGCCCTGCTGGAGCAACTCCTGGACTCGGCCTCCGAATCATGGCGCGTATGCCGCATCGACGCCACACCCATGCTGGACGAGGATGACATCCTCGCCACACTCAGTTCAGAATTCGGCCTGCGTGTTAGCAAGACACAAAACCGCGAGACGCGTCTGCGACTGTTGGGCGAGCGTCTGCGTGAGATGAGACTGGACGCACATCGCCCGATACTGGCGATAGACAACGCCGATCAACTGCGTGAAACCGTGCTCATATTGCTGGCGCGCATTCTTGAGACGGGCGACGACGGCCAGGGATTATTGACTATCATCCTGTTTTGCCAGCCGCAGATCGAACCCATGCTCGCCACCCCCGCACTTGCGCCCTTGCGGCAACGCATGGCGCACGCCTTCTACCTTACTGCTTCGTCCAGCAGTCAGAAATCCTCGGCCAATCCATCAAAAAGGGGAAAGAAGGCGCTATGGCTAACGTGCATCGCGATTACTCTGGCAGCAGCTGTATTGCTATTGCAGAACCAGATCAACACCTCGTTCGACACTCGCCCCCCGGAGGGAAGACTGCGCGCTGCCCTTCAGGGTAACAGCCCCTCCTCGCCCGCATCGACGGCAACCCTCGCGCAAAGCAAGGCCATACCGCTAGAGATCCCGCCATTACACCCCACCCTCTCCACGCAACAAAGAGAGGCGGCACTGGCGCAACTTGCGAACGTGGACGTTCAGGCCAAGGAGGCTGGGCTCAGCGTAAATAATGCGCTGCCCGCGCCCACGCCTGAACCCGTGCCTGCACCTCCCAGCGAAAAAGCGCCCACCAATATTGCTCCTTCCGCGCAATCAGATCACAACGCAGTTGCAGTGCCCGCAAAAAAAGAAATCACCGAAACGACAACCGCACTTAAAAATGACGACTGGCTGCGCGCGCAGAACCCCAGCTACTACACCCTTCAACTTATGTCGATGAAAACCGAAGCACCATTGAAGGAATTTACCGCAAACCATCCTCTCACCACGGAAACCACCTACTTCCGCGCAAACCGCCTCGGCGAGACACGGCACGTCTTGCTCTCCGGCATTTATCCTACCCGCGCCCAAGCCGAACAGGCGGCAAAAGACCTCACGAAACTAACCGGTATCTCCCCCTGGATACGCAGCATCGGCAGCATCCAGGACGACCTAAAAAAACCCAGGCCGTAGCAAGTTCATCCTATTGGCCGGGCACGCAAGCGGCTATCTGACACACAGCCGCTTGCCGCACACCCAAAAACCCACCAAAAGCACATGGGATTTGTACCAGCACACCCGCATTGAACCAAGCGCCGTGCGCTAGTATACTCAGATTCATTTCCCCTGCGATTTTGCAGGGGACGGCTAACTCGCGATCCAGAATTGAATGCCTAATAAAGTGAACCATAGAGACAACGCAAACCCCGGCCTGTACCGTCCATCTTTTGAAAAAGACAACTGCGGCTTCGGCCTAATTGCACAGATGGATGGCGTGCCCAGTCACTGGCTGGTGCAGACCGCCATCAGCTCGCTGGCCTGCCTGACCCACCGTGGCGCGGTTGCCGCCGACGGCAAGAGCGGCGATGGCTGCGGCCTGTTATTCAAAAAGCCCGCCGCTTTCCTGGAGGCACAGGCCAAAGAACAGGGTTTCAAACTGACGCCGCGCTATGCGGTAGGCGTAGTGTTTCTGAACCGTGACCCCGCCCTCGCCAGCCAGGCACGCCACAAGCTTGAATCTGAGTTGGGCGCCGAAGGACTGAAAGTGGCGGGCTGGCGCCCTGTGCCCGTCAATCCCGTGGCCTGTGGAGAGGAGGCGCTGAAGAGCCTGCCGGTCATCGAACAGGTGTTCGTCAATGCTGCGGATGCCATGGATGACGCCACGTTTGATCGTCACCTTTTCATCGCGCGCCGCCGCACCGAAAAGGCTATCGAGTCGCAGGACAAAACTTTTTACGTCACCAGCCTCGCCGCAAATGTGATTTCCTATAAGGGCCTGGTGATGCCGGCCAACATGCCGGTCTTTTACCTGGATCTGAATGACGAGCGCTTTGCCTCCGCGCTGTGCGTGTACCATCAGCGTTTTTCCACCAACACCTGGCCAGAGTGGCGGCTGGCCCAGCCGTTCCGCTTTCTTGCCCACAACGGCGAGATCAACACCGTGCAGGGCAATCGTAACTGGGCGCTGGCGCGCGGCAACAAGTTTGCAACGCCGCTGATCCCAAACATGGAGAGCATCCAGCCGCTGGTGTCGACGAGCGGTTCCGATTCGATGAGCCTCGACAACATGCTGGAAGTGCTGCTTGCCGGCAACATGGATCTGTTCCGCGCCATGCGTCTGCTGGTGCCGCCGGCCTGGCAAAACATCGAGAGCATGGACCCCGATCTGCGCGCTTTTTACGAATACAACTCCATGCACATGGAACCTTGGGATGGCCCGGCGGGCATCGTGATGACCGACGGCCGCTACGCGGCCTGCGCCATGGACCGCAACGGCCTGCGCCCGGCGCGCTATGTGATCACGCGCGACCGGCATATCACCCTGGCCTCGGAGATTGGCGTGTATGACTACTTGCCAACTGATGTAGTCAGCAAAGGACGCCTGAAGCCTGGACAAATGATCGCCGTGGATACCAGCACCGGAGAGCTGCTGCTGCCCGAGGACATCGACCAGCGCCTGAAAGAGCGGCACCCCTACCGGCAATGGCTAAAAGACCATGTCCAGCATCTCGATTCAACGCTGCATGGCAATGATCCCGGCATTGAGTCCATGGATACGGCCACCTTGCAGGTTTACCAGAAGTTGTTCCAGGTGACCTTCGAGGAGCGTGACCAGGTACTGAGCGTGCTCGCCGAGGCAGGCCAGGAGGCCGTAGGGTCTATGGGTGATGACACGCCGATGGCGGTACTGTCACAACAGGCGCGCTCGCTTTATGACTACTTCCGCCAGCAGTTCGCCCAGGTCACCAATCCACCCATCGACCCGCTGCGTGAGCAAATCGTGATGTCTCTGGAAACCTGCCTGGGCCGCGAAAAGAACATGTTCGAAGAGACCGCCGCGCACGCAGCACGTCTACAAATGGATTCGCCGGTGCTATCCACTGGCAAGTTCCAGCAGTTACTTGTGCTGAATGACCCGGACTATGCCCATGAGCGCATCGACCTGAATTACCCCCAAAGCCTGGATCTACGCAGCGCCATTGAGGCAATCTGCGAGCGTGCGGTGGCCGCCGTACGCGCGGGCAAGGTAGTGCTGGTACTGTCGGACCGCGACATCACCAAAGACACGCTGCCCATCCACGCCCTGCTGGCGACCGGCGCGATACACCATCGCCTGATCCGCGAAGGGCTACGCTGTGACAGCAACATCGTGGTGGAAACCGCCACCGCACGCGACCCGCACCAGATAGCGGTGTTGATAGGCTATGGCGCGACAGCGGTTTATCCCTATTTGGCCTATGAGTGCCTCCACGACCTCATCCGCACTGGAGAGATTGTCGGCAAAGACTCCGCTAAACTGGCCGAGAATTACCGCAAGGGCATTAATAAGGGCCTGTACAAAATCATCTCCAAGATGGGCATTTCCACCATCACCAGCTACCGTGGTGCGCAATTATTCGAAGCGGTGGGGCTGCATGACGAGGTAGTAAATCTGTGCCTCACGGGTACCGTGAGCCGCCTGCAAGGCGCTGGCTTCGACGACCTGGAGGCCGACCAGCGCCAGCTTGTGCATGATGCCTGGCTGCCGCGCAAATCCATACAGCAAGGCGGACTGCTCAAATATATCCATGGCGGGGAACAGCACGCCTACAATCCGGATGTGATACAGACCCTTCAGTCGGCGGTAAAGACCGGCAGCTACGAGACCTATCTGGAATACGCGCGCCTGGTTAATGAGCGCCCGGCGCTGACCCTGCGTGATTTGCTGATATTGAACCCCGATGCCGCGCCTATTCCGGTCGACGAAGTGGAATCGATAGAAGACATCCTGCCACGCTTCGACAGCGCCGGCATGTCGCTCGGCGCCCTGTCGCCGGAGGCACACGAGGCGCTGGCCATTGCCATGAACCGCCTCGGCGGACGCTCCAATTCCGGCGAAGGCGGCGAAGACCCGAAGCGTTACGGCACGGAGAAGATGTCCAAGATCAAGCAGGTTGCTTCGGGCCGCTTTGGCGTAACCCCTTCCTACCTGGTGAACGCCGAGGTCCTGCAAATCAAGGTCGCCCAGGGCGCCAAGCCCGGTGAGGGCGGACAATTGCCTGGCGACAAAGTCAATGACCTCATCGCCAGGCTGCGTTTTGCGCGCCCCGGTGTAGCGCTGATCTCGCCGCCACCGCACCACGACATCTACTCCATCGAGGATCTGGCGCAATTGATCTTCGATCTCAAGCAGGTCAATCCTCAGGCGCTGGTGTCGGTTAAGCTGGTGGCAGAGGCGGGAGTAGGCACCATCGCGGCTGGTGTCGCCAAGGCCTATGCCGACCTGATCACCATTTCCGGCTATGACGGAGGCACCGGCGCAAGCCCGCTGACCTCAATCAAATACGCCGGATCCCCGTGGGAACTGGGGCTTACCGAAGCCCATCAGGTACTGCGCGCCAACAATCTGCGTGCCAAGGTACGCTTGCAAACCGATGGTGGCCTGAAAACCGGCCTCGACGTGATCAAGGCCGCGATTCTCGGTGCCGAAAGCTTCGGCTTCGGCACCGGCCCTATGGTGGCGCTGGGCTGTAAATACCTGCGCATCTGCCACCTCAACAATTGCGCCACCGGTGTAGCCACACAGAACGACGTGCTGCGCCAGATTCATTTTATTGGCCTACCGGAAATGGTGATGAACTATTTCCGCTTCCTCGCCCGCGAGACACGCGAATGGATGGCGAAGCTCGGCGTGCGGAACATGGCGGACCTCATCGGACGCACCGACCTGCTCCGCATCATCGAAGGCGAAACCAATAAACAGCGCAAGCTTGATCTAACGCCCATCCTGTCCAACGGCGGTGTGGCGGCGTCCAGCCCACAATACTGCCAGTCAGAAAAAAATGCGCCTTTCGACAAAGGCGAGCTGGCGGAACAGATGGTAGAGGATGCGCTGGAGGCCATCGTGCACAAGCGCGGCGGCACGTTCAGTTACGCGATCCGCAATATCCACCGTTCCATCGGCGCGCGCCTGTCCGGCGAGATTGCGCGGCGCTATGGCGACAAGGGCATGGACGGCGCACCCATCACCATCAAGTTGACAGGGTCAGCAGGCCAGAGTTTTGGCGTGTGGAATGCGGGCGGCCTGAACCTGATACTGGAAGGCGACGCCAACGACTATGTGGGCAAAGGCATGGCGGGCGGCAAAATCGTCATCTATCCAACGCATGGCACCACATTCAAGAGCAACCAGACCACTATTATCGGCAATACCTGCCTGTATGGCGCCACTGGCGGCAAACTGTTCGCGGCGGGCCTGGCAGGCGAGCGTTTCGCGGTGCGTAACTCCGGAGCCCTTGCCGTGGTGGAAGGCGTGGGCGACCACGGCTGTGAATACATGACCGGTGGCGTATTGGTAGTGCTCGGCCCCACCGGCCTCAACTTCGGTGCGGGCATGACGGGCGGGTTCAGCTATATCCTCGACAGTGACAACAGTTTTGTCGACCGCTACAACCACGAGCTGGTCGACATTCACCGCATCGGCACCGAAGCGATGGACGGACACCGCAATTACCTGCGCCGCCTGATCGAAGAATTTGTCGCGGAGACAGGCAGCGCGTGGGGACAAACCTTACTGGATGACTTCAGCGCCTATATTGACCGCTTCTGGCTGGTCAAACCCAAAGCCGCTGAACTGGAAACGCTCCTTGAAACCTTGCGTAACGCAGCGTGACAAGGTACTGAAAAAAACAGACGTAGGGTGCGTCCCACGCACCACCCTGCCTGCATCGCAACGATGGTGCGCGCGGCGCACCCTACGAAATTTTGATTGCATGATTGGTTTTTGAAATGACAAAGAATTTCGAGTTTTTAGAAATCCCGCGCCAAGACCCGGCAAAAAAGCCTGCGGCGGTGCGCATCCATGAGTTTGGCGAGATCTATGGCCAGTACGACGCCAAGGCCGCCGCCGCCCAAGCCGGACGCTGTCTGGGCTGCGGCAACCCCTATTGCGAATGGAAATGCCCGGTTCACAACTACATTCCAAACTGGCTGAAACTGATCGAAGAAGGTAACTTTTTCGAAGCAGCAGAGCTCTCACACCGCACCAATTCACTGCCCGAGGTATGCGGACGGGTCTGCCCGCAAGACCGTCTGTGCGAAGGTGCCTGCACCCTGAATGACGGCTTCGGCGCAGTGACCATCGGCTCTATCGAGAAATTCATCACCGAAGAAGCACTCAAACGCGGCTGGAAACCTGACATGTCAGGCGTGGCCGCCACCGGCAAGCGCGTGGCGATCATCGGCGCGGGCCCGGCGGGCCTGGGCTGCGCCGACATACTGGTGCGCAACGGCGTACAACCGATAGTATTCGACCGCTATCCCGAAATCGGCGGCCTGCTCACCTTCGGCATTCCCGAGTTCAAACTGGAAAAAGAAGTAGTAAGGACACGACGCGCGCTGATGGAAGAAATGGGCGTGGAATTCCGCCTCAATATTGATATCGGCAAGGATATTACCTTCGAGAAATTACTCGAAGAGTACGATGCCATATTCCTCGGCATGGGCACTTACAACTCCATGAAGGGCGGCTTTCCCGGCGAAAACCTTTCGGGCGTCCATGAGGCCCTGCCGTTTTTGATATCCAACGTCAATCGCAATTTAGGCCTAGAAAAGGACGAGTCCAAATTCGTCAGCATGGCAGGGCAGCGCGTGGTTGTACTGGGTGGCGGCGATACCGCGATGGACTGCAACCGCACCAGCATCCGCCAGAGCGCCGCGAGCGTCACCTGCGCCTACCGCCGTGACGAAGCCAACATGCCCGGCTCAAAACGCGAAGTCGCCAACGCCAAGGAAGAAGGCGTACAGTTCCTGTGGAACCGCCAGCCCATAGAGATCATCGGCGAGATCGTCGGCACAGAACGGGTGACCGGCGTCAAGGTGATTACCACCGAACTCGGCGCACCTGATGCGCGTGGGCGCCGCAGTCCGCAGCCGGTGCCCGGCTCGGAAGAGATCATTCCTGCGGACTGCGTCATCATCGCCTTCGGCTTCCAGCCCAGCCCTGCGCCATGGTTCAGCGATTTCAACATCGCCGTGGACGAACGCGGCCGCGTCAAAGCGCCCGCACGCGGCAAGTTCAAACATCAGACCACCAATCCTAAGGTCTTCGCCGGCGGCGACATGGTGCGCGGTTCAGACTTGGTGGTGACCGCGGTGCATGAAGGCCGTGAGGCGGCGCAGGGGATTTTGGATTATCTGGGTGTTTAAATCTAACAACGCTGCCCAAAGAAGCGGTCAAGTACCTCTTCCAGGATTAAATATTTCTATGCGCCTTGGCGCCTTTGCGTGAGTAGCCTTTACATGTCTGAATTGAAAAACGACCGTTTCCTCCGCGCCCTGTTGCGCGAACCTGTAGATGTCACCCCGATATGGATGATGCGCCAAGCGGGGCGTTATCTGCCTGAATACCGCGCCACCCGCGCGCGCGCCGGTTCTTTTATGGATCTGTGCACCAACCCGGAGCTGGCCTGCGAGGTCACATTGCAGCCACTGGAGCGCTTCCCGCTCGATGCCGCGATCCTGTTTTCCGATATCCTCACCATCCCCGATGCAATGGGTCTGGGGTTGTACTTCTCCGAAGGCGAAGGGCCACGCTTTGAGCGTCCGGTGCGTACCGCTGCCGATGTCGCTGCACTGGGTGTGCCCGACCCGGAAAGCAATCTGCGTTATGTCATGGACGCAGTACGGCTGATACGCCGCGAACTGCATGGCCGGGTGCCGCTGATCGGTTTCTCGGGCAGCCCATGGACACTGGCCACCTACATGGTGGAAGGCAGCTCCAGCAAGGAATATTCAAAAATTAAAGGCATGATGTTCGATCAGCCCACGCTGCTACACAAGCTGCTGGATACCACGGCGCAGTCGGTCACCACTTACCTGAACGCGCAGATCGCTGCCGGAGCACAGGCGGTGATGGTGTTCGATACCTGGGGCGGCGTACTGACCCCGCGTGATTACCGCGAGTTTTCGCTGCGCTACATGGAGCAAATCGTCCACGGCCTGCAACGCGAAAGCGAAGGCCGCCGCGTGCCGGTGATCCTGTTTACCAAGGGCGGCGGGGCCTGGCTGGAAGCGATGGCCGATACAGGTTGTGATGCATTGGGCGTGGATTGGACAACAGACCTCAGCGATGCGCGCTCACGAGTAGGGGATCGTGTCGCCCTGCAGGGCAACATGGACCCCTGCGTGCTGTATGCCTCCCCCGAACGGATCCGCGCCGAGGTGGAAACCATCCTCGCCAGCTACGGACATGGCTCCGGCCATGTGTTCAATCTAGGCCACGGCATCCACCAGCATGTGGACCCCGAAAACGCACGGGTATTCGTCGAGGCCGTACACGAACTAAGCCCTCAATATCACAGGTAATTTTTTTCACCCCAAGAGGGCGCGGAAAACCGAGACCTTCTTCCTCGGCGCCCCCTGAGTCCTCTGGGGCCAATTCTCAATGGAAACGACCATGAATTTTGAACCACTCCGTGAGATGGAATCCTTTAGCAACGAGATGTTTACCCGCATCGTTGCCGTGCAGCAAAAAGAACATGCCTGCTGGAATCCCGCCCTGCCCTTCGCCGAACGCATCAAAGGCCTGCCGTTATACTCATTGATCTTCAGCAATCCGGATCGAAATGCAGCGACTACCGGCCCGACAATTGCCTACTACTACCCACTGCGTAGCGAAATGCGAAAAATCGCCCATTATGCGCGTCAGGTAGCCGCTCAACCCATTGCTTGCGACCTGAACTGCGGTAATGGCTTCATCGGCAGCCTGCTGGCGCGCGAGGGCGTCAGCGTGATTGGCGTGCGCGATCCCGCCACCAAGCCTCACCAGATTCCCGACTTCCATGACACCAACGGTTACGAGGTGCGTAACCAGCCCATCAGCGACATCGACTTTCCCTTCGATGTCGCCTTCTGCTCCTGGATGCCGTCAGAAATCAACCTGACCCCCGAGATTCTGCAACATTCGCCAAAACTGATTGTCTACGTCTACACGGATCACATCGACGAATCCACAGGCAAGCGGCAGACCGGCACCGCCGAGGCGTTCACCCAACTGCCGCCGCGCTACAAGCTTATCGACGAATGGTCCGTGACACGGCAGAACGACATGATGCACGAAATATGGCCCGAGCTGTCGGCAAGCATCGAAGAAATCCGCCACGTCAGGATCTACGCCGACGAACCCTTCCATGGCATCAGTCTGCGTGGATACACAGAAGCCGCCAAGGGATATGATTGGGAACGCGACATGGAGATGACTTTGCTGGCGCTGGCCGCGAAAGAACACCTGCGCTCCAGAGGGATTGCCGTCTAATTCTTTTTACAATTCAACCATGGATTTCAGGAGGTCCGGTGACAATGGAGAAAAAAACCCTCTCCGCCGGGGTGATTGTTATCCGCCGCGAAGAAAACAAAAAGTGGTATCTATTGCTGCGCGCCTACCGCAACTGGGACTTCCCCAAAGGAATGGTCGAGGCGGGTGAAGAGCCACTGCAGGGCGCCATCCGCGAGGTGGAAGAAGAAACCTCACTAAATAACTTGACATTTACCTGGGGGAACAGCTATCAAGAGACACCGCCTTACGGTCGCGGCAAGGTGGCGCGATACTACGTCGCTGAAACCCGGCAGGCCAATATCACCTTGCCGGTAAATCCCGAGCTGGGACGCCCGGAGCACGAAGAATATCGCTGGGTAACTTACCAGGAGGCGCGTGGCATGGTGGCTCCACGTGTACTGTCTATTCTTGACTGGGCGTGGACCCTGACCTCGTAAAAGCACCGTAAGAGCGGATAGATGCGTGTCTGGACACTGCCAGATTGATCCTGGCCAACAGCCGTGAATTGTTTCTCAATCCTTCAGCAGAAAGGTAGAAAATAGTATGAGCAACAAGGTATACCGCACCTTGCTGTTTTGGCTGGTCTGGGCTTCTTTCGCACTCATCGTCACGCTGGGACTGTATGTCGATACCGGCATCTGGGAATTCATAAAAAACGACACCACCAAGCTCACCTGGGTCATCCTTGTGCTGTTTGTGCTGAGCATGCTCGTCAGCTTCATACTCACCATGACACTGACGCGTGAATCCGTTGAAGTGATACACATGGAAAGGGTCGCCCGGGAAAAAGGCTTGATGGGTATCGCCACCCCACTGCAACGCCACGCCTCCCACCGATTCTTCGCCTCGCTTAAAGAGGTGGTGATGGTCAACGGTCCCATCAATCTGGAAGCGCTGCTCCAGACCGAAATCTCTTTCTATCAACGTGCCAGCCATGGCCTATCGGTCATGGGCAACCTGCTCATCACCCAGGGATTGATCGGGACAGTCATGGGCCTGAGCATCACACTGGCCGGTCTAAGCAGCTC
The sequence above is drawn from the Gammaproteobacteria bacterium genome and encodes:
- a CDS encoding CHAD domain-containing protein, with protein sequence MDATGLLTLSAARAARMIALAQLDAAVAAYGRFDNPDDPEALHDFRVALRRLRSCMQTYQDVLSDTLSKKSRKQLRRFARATNEARDAEVRIEWLRSQEHHLPARQRIGWLWLLERLEARKAKAYDEIRARVIKDFLRLEPKLRKQLQRYTVAYDLHGQMREPPFTEIIGKQIKQHSKELEQDLWRAASSTDMQTLHNTRIQVKRLRYLLEPMQEEIKDGKQIIKELKGLQDLLGDLHDAHLHAQEITLAVETAAAGRARRLLEIELGDETDPARLRAEQRRNEHAGLVTLARLAKARTETLFTEITAHYLDDGAQALVRRITRLGQSLLEKARGVK
- the ppx gene encoding exopolyphosphatase codes for the protein MVKSSTMSTPPQEIKAIADVPNNAPPQIVAAIDLGSTSFHLVVARIMNGQIHVVDRLREMVVLASGLDQKNRLGEPAQKRALECLARFGQRLRDMPSGSVRAVGTNTLRAACNAGDFLERAQSALGHPIEIVAGREEARLIYLGVSHSLPLQKGRRLVTDIGGGSTELIIGEGFEPLQMESLHMGCVNMSRAHFPDGAIRARDMRRAEIAAQLELQPIQAQYRRTGWQSAVGASGTIRAVDRIVRDKGWSDKGITRPALRKLRDALIDAGHVQRLRLDGLSSERIAVLPGGVAILLATMETLDIKCVQVADGALREGLLYDLMGRIQHEDVRETSIQAMMARYHADTAQAARVERTALACLSQVARDWGIASEEHAHLLSWAARLHEIGLAVAHNQYHKHGAYLVENSDLPGFSRQEQARLAGLIRGHRRKFPMAIFMQLPASQIDQEWRLCTLLRLAVLLHRSRADAALPDFRLTAGRRSLRIQFPSAWLAQHPLTETELAGEAAYLAAANIKLEFS
- a CDS encoding AAA family ATPase, with translation MSPSTPTLRREPSLGSTEDDILDAPPLHEQHLHMLRYLAPYSELLVVIGGKESGKTALLEQLLDSASESWRVCRIDATPMLDEDDILATLSSEFGLRVSKTQNRETRLRLLGERLREMRLDAHRPILAIDNADQLRETVLILLARILETGDDGQGLLTIILFCQPQIEPMLATPALAPLRQRMAHAFYLTASSSSQKSSANPSKRGKKALWLTCIAITLAAAVLLLQNQINTSFDTRPPEGRLRAALQGNSPSSPASTATLAQSKAIPLEIPPLHPTLSTQQREAALAQLANVDVQAKEAGLSVNNALPAPTPEPVPAPPSEKAPTNIAPSAQSDHNAVAVPAKKEITETTTALKNDDWLRAQNPSYYTLQLMSMKTEAPLKEFTANHPLTTETTYFRANRLGETRHVLLSGIYPTRAQAEQAAKDLTKLTGISPWIRSIGSIQDDLKKPRP
- the gltB gene encoding glutamate synthase large subunit — translated: MNHRDNANPGLYRPSFEKDNCGFGLIAQMDGVPSHWLVQTAISSLACLTHRGAVAADGKSGDGCGLLFKKPAAFLEAQAKEQGFKLTPRYAVGVVFLNRDPALASQARHKLESELGAEGLKVAGWRPVPVNPVACGEEALKSLPVIEQVFVNAADAMDDATFDRHLFIARRRTEKAIESQDKTFYVTSLAANVISYKGLVMPANMPVFYLDLNDERFASALCVYHQRFSTNTWPEWRLAQPFRFLAHNGEINTVQGNRNWALARGNKFATPLIPNMESIQPLVSTSGSDSMSLDNMLEVLLAGNMDLFRAMRLLVPPAWQNIESMDPDLRAFYEYNSMHMEPWDGPAGIVMTDGRYAACAMDRNGLRPARYVITRDRHITLASEIGVYDYLPTDVVSKGRLKPGQMIAVDTSTGELLLPEDIDQRLKERHPYRQWLKDHVQHLDSTLHGNDPGIESMDTATLQVYQKLFQVTFEERDQVLSVLAEAGQEAVGSMGDDTPMAVLSQQARSLYDYFRQQFAQVTNPPIDPLREQIVMSLETCLGREKNMFEETAAHAARLQMDSPVLSTGKFQQLLVLNDPDYAHERIDLNYPQSLDLRSAIEAICERAVAAVRAGKVVLVLSDRDITKDTLPIHALLATGAIHHRLIREGLRCDSNIVVETATARDPHQIAVLIGYGATAVYPYLAYECLHDLIRTGEIVGKDSAKLAENYRKGINKGLYKIISKMGISTITSYRGAQLFEAVGLHDEVVNLCLTGTVSRLQGAGFDDLEADQRQLVHDAWLPRKSIQQGGLLKYIHGGEQHAYNPDVIQTLQSAVKTGSYETYLEYARLVNERPALTLRDLLILNPDAAPIPVDEVESIEDILPRFDSAGMSLGALSPEAHEALAIAMNRLGGRSNSGEGGEDPKRYGTEKMSKIKQVASGRFGVTPSYLVNAEVLQIKVAQGAKPGEGGQLPGDKVNDLIARLRFARPGVALISPPPHHDIYSIEDLAQLIFDLKQVNPQALVSVKLVAEAGVGTIAAGVAKAYADLITISGYDGGTGASPLTSIKYAGSPWELGLTEAHQVLRANNLRAKVRLQTDGGLKTGLDVIKAAILGAESFGFGTGPMVALGCKYLRICHLNNCATGVATQNDVLRQIHFIGLPEMVMNYFRFLARETREWMAKLGVRNMADLIGRTDLLRIIEGETNKQRKLDLTPILSNGGVAASSPQYCQSEKNAPFDKGELAEQMVEDALEAIVHKRGGTFSYAIRNIHRSIGARLSGEIARRYGDKGMDGAPITIKLTGSAGQSFGVWNAGGLNLILEGDANDYVGKGMAGGKIVIYPTHGTTFKSNQTTIIGNTCLYGATGGKLFAAGLAGERFAVRNSGALAVVEGVGDHGCEYMTGGVLVVLGPTGLNFGAGMTGGFSYILDSDNSFVDRYNHELVDIHRIGTEAMDGHRNYLRRLIEEFVAETGSAWGQTLLDDFSAYIDRFWLVKPKAAELETLLETLRNAA